The Pseudomonas sp. SCB32 DNA window TGTCGCCGGTGAATGCCTATGACGATGTCGCGCGCATGCCGCCGTGCGATTGGCTGCTGGTCGGCGCCAAGACCACCAGCAATGCCAGCCTTGCGCCTCTGATCGCCCAGGCGGCCGCCCAGGGCGCCAAGGTCCTGCTGCTGCAGAATGGCCTGGCTGTGGAGGACGAACTGCGGATGCTGTTGCCGGATCACCTGCATCTGCTGGGCGGCCTCTGCTTTATCTGCGTGCACCGTACCGCGCCGGGCGTCATCGAGCACCAGGCCTTCGGAGCGGTGAACGTCGGTTATCACTCCGGCCCGGCCATGGACGAGCCGGCACGCCAGGCCGTCGTCGAGGAGGGGGTCGGGCTGTTCCGTAGCGCCGACCTGGGCTCCAACGCCATGCACAGCCTCGAGCATGCGCGCTGGCAGAAGCTGGTGTGGAACATCCCCTACAACGGTCTTTCGGTGCTGCTCGATAGCGGCACCCGGGCGATCATGGACAACCCCGACAGTCGGGCGCTGGTGGCCGAACTGATGGAGGAAGTGGTGGCGGGTGCGAAGGCCTGCGGGCATTCACTTCCGCCGAACATCGTTGGCGCGATGCTGGCCTCGACCGATGCCATGCCCGACTACCTGCCGAGCATGTACCACGACTTCGCCCAGCACCGACCGCTGGAGCTGGGCGCGATCTACGCCGCGCCCCTGGAAGCCGCACGCGAGGCCGGGCGCGAGATGCCGAAGATCGAGGCGCTGTACCGCGCCTTGCGCTTCATCGACGCGCGTAACCAGGCTCGCTGAGCCCAAGCATCGGAGAGCCACATGGCGAAGGGACTGGGTGACAAGCTGGTAGTGGCGATCTCCTCGCGGGCGCTGTTCGACCTGCGCGAGAGCCACCAGGTGTACGAGCGCGAAGGCGTCGAAGCCTATCGCCAATACCAGATCGCCCGTGAGGACGAGGTATTGCCGCCCGGTGATGCCTTCGCCCTGGTGCAGAAGCTGCTGGCGCTCAACGGCGCCTCGGACAGTGCACCCGTGGAAGTCATCCTGGTTTCGCGAAACAGCGCCGATACCGGCCTGCGCGTATTCAACTCCATCCAGCACTACGGCCTGGGCATTTCCCGCGCCGCCTTCGTCGGCGGTCGCAGCCCGTATCCGTACCTGAAAGCGTTCAACTGCCACTTGTTCCTCTCCACCCACATCGACGATGTGCGCAACGCGCTGGAGGCCGGCTTCGCCGCCGCTACAATCCTCTCCGGCGGCACCCGGCGCGAGAGCAATGGCGAGTTGCGCTTCGCCTTCGATGGCGACGCCGTGCTGTTCTCCGATGACTCCGAGCGCGTCTATCAGCGGGGCGGGCTGGAGGCCTTCCAGACCCATGAACGTGAGTCCGCCCGCGAGCCCCTGGGTGGTGGTCCGTTCAAGCCTTTCCTTGCCGCACTCAACCGCGTGCAGCAGGCATTCCCACAGGAGTCCTGCCCGATCCGCACCGCGCTGGTCACCGCACGCTCGGCACCGGCTCACGAGCGGGTAATCCGCACGCTGCGTGAGTGGGATATCCGCCTCGACGAGTCGCTGTTCCTCGGCGGCCTGGACAAGGCGGCATTCCTCGAAGCCTTCGCCGCCGACGTGTTCTTCGACGACCAGGCCGGGCATTGCGAGAAGGCCCGCGAAGTGGTCGCCACCGGGCATGTGCCGCACGGCGTGAGCAACGAAAAACAGCTCGCCCGATAGCCGCAAGGCCCTGATATTCGGTCCCTGCGGAGCGCCGCGCGTTCTGCTGCTACGCTGCTGATAGGCCCGCCGCGTAGGCAGTAGGAGGCCGCATGATTCGATCGATTCTTTACGCCACCGACCTTGGTCTTTATGCACCCTATGTCCTCCAGCATGCCCTCTCGCTGGCGCGGGCCTATGGGGTCCAGCTGTACGTGGTGCACGCCGTGGAGCCGCTCGGGCTGTTCGCCGAGTCAGTGCTGCAGACTTATCTTGACGAGAACACCCTCAATGAAATGCGCGCCAATGGCCTGCACAACGTCATGGGCAGCATCGAGCAACGCGTGATGGAAGGGTTCCGCGACGAGCTGGGGGAGCTGCGTCAGGATGCCGAACTGATCCACTCGGTGCGAGTCATTCAGGGGGACCCGCCGATGGTGATCCTCGATGAGGCGCGGCGCCTGGGGGTGGACCTGATAGTGGCTGGCAGCCACAGCCACGGGGAGGGGCTGAACACGCCGCTGGGGCGCACCGCGGGGCGACTAGTGCAATTGGCGGAGGTGCCGGTGTACCTGGTGCCGATGCTGCTGCACCGTTGAAGCCATTGTGACAGTGCGTCGCAAAACCTGATTTTTCGTAAGGCTTTAGACGAGTGGCATGCAGGGCTAAAAAAAACGTCTAGTTTTATTCCTTAAACCATTAATATGGTTATAAAACAGAAGCCCCTGATTGCGGGTCGCGAGATTCTTTCCGAGGAAATTCCATGAAGCTTCAGCAACTGCGCTATATCTGGGAAGTCGCGCACCACGATCTGAACGTTTCCGCCACTGCCCAAAGCCTGTATACCTCCCAGCCGGGCATCAGCAAGCAGATCCGCCTGCTCGAAGACGAGCTGGGCGTCGAAGTCTTCGCCCGCAGCGGCAAGCACCTTACCCGCGTCACCCCGGCTGGCGAGCGCATCATCAACACCGCCGGCGAAATCCTGCGCAAGGTCGAGAGCATCAAGCAGATCGCCCAGGAGTTCTCCAACGAGAAGAAGGGCACCCTGTCCATCGCCACC harbors:
- a CDS encoding universal stress protein, with product MIRSILYATDLGLYAPYVLQHALSLARAYGVQLYVVHAVEPLGLFAESVLQTYLDENTLNEMRANGLHNVMGSIEQRVMEGFRDELGELRQDAELIHSVRVIQGDPPMVILDEARRLGVDLIVAGSHSHGEGLNTPLGRTAGRLVQLAEVPVYLVPMLLHR
- a CDS encoding putative 2-dehydropantoate 2-reductase, whose protein sequence is MNLRIGIIGTGAIGGFYGLMLARAGHDVHFLLRSEYPDVVRNGLRLNSQVHGELSLSPVNAYDDVARMPPCDWLLVGAKTTSNASLAPLIAQAAAQGAKVLLLQNGLAVEDELRMLLPDHLHLLGGLCFICVHRTAPGVIEHQAFGAVNVGYHSGPAMDEPARQAVVEEGVGLFRSADLGSNAMHSLEHARWQKLVWNIPYNGLSVLLDSGTRAIMDNPDSRALVAELMEEVVAGAKACGHSLPPNIVGAMLASTDAMPDYLPSMYHDFAQHRPLELGAIYAAPLEAAREAGREMPKIEALYRALRFIDARNQAR
- a CDS encoding 5'-nucleotidase; the encoded protein is MAKGLGDKLVVAISSRALFDLRESHQVYEREGVEAYRQYQIAREDEVLPPGDAFALVQKLLALNGASDSAPVEVILVSRNSADTGLRVFNSIQHYGLGISRAAFVGGRSPYPYLKAFNCHLFLSTHIDDVRNALEAGFAAATILSGGTRRESNGELRFAFDGDAVLFSDDSERVYQRGGLEAFQTHERESAREPLGGGPFKPFLAALNRVQQAFPQESCPIRTALVTARSAPAHERVIRTLREWDIRLDESLFLGGLDKAAFLEAFAADVFFDDQAGHCEKAREVVATGHVPHGVSNEKQLAR